One Vibrio gazogenes genomic region harbors:
- a CDS encoding sensor histidine kinase, whose amino-acid sequence MKNSKKMYSIKKRITLSMIALSSVFILISLFFSYSSSHHEILEVYDARLGQTAKLFLLSLPDSGTLQVSSENVRQLDSWMQNIRNAHSEDATAYGHPYEQKLLIQLYRDGKVVWGSHLRNHVIVHDPTYSGFGYVDIAGKQWRYFQLPLQRYNSQHSEYIIVAEQQAVRNEMITELAFSTLVPQLVLIPCLALVLYFLIDRHFAPITELQQAISRRSVSKLDSVTVGLDTTELSSLVTTLNRLLAELDSAWKRERRFTGMAAHELKTPLAVLRLNAENALNSEREDELHADLHNILRGIERSDRLIQQLLTLARVENIHSMERVEINLKRLVQYVMGELAPLALRNKQEMSLSGDDCLIPGDESLLGILLSNLIDNAIRYAGEGQQIMVTLKDLPDRVQVYVADTGNDLTAEAREKLFESFYRSNRERGDGAGLGLAITRDIVKLHHGTVELLPRENQTNTFLVTFMKNQHEL is encoded by the coding sequence TTGAAAAATAGTAAAAAAATGTATTCTATAAAAAAGCGTATTACGTTGTCGATGATTGCGCTTTCCTCGGTGTTTATTCTTATTTCCTTGTTTTTCAGCTATAGCTCATCACATCATGAAATTTTGGAAGTCTATGATGCGCGTTTGGGACAGACGGCCAAACTCTTTTTATTAAGCCTACCGGATTCCGGCACGCTACAGGTGAGTTCTGAAAATGTCAGGCAGTTAGATAGCTGGATGCAAAATATCCGAAATGCGCATAGTGAGGACGCAACCGCTTATGGGCATCCCTATGAACAGAAATTGCTGATTCAGTTGTATCGGGATGGCAAAGTCGTTTGGGGCTCGCATCTGCGCAATCATGTGATCGTGCATGATCCGACTTATTCCGGGTTTGGCTATGTTGATATAGCCGGCAAGCAATGGCGGTATTTTCAACTTCCCTTACAGCGATACAATTCTCAGCATTCTGAATATATTATTGTTGCGGAGCAGCAAGCGGTCCGTAATGAGATGATTACCGAACTGGCCTTTTCCACACTGGTGCCACAATTGGTGCTGATCCCATGCTTAGCGCTGGTATTGTACTTTTTGATTGATCGCCATTTTGCACCGATTACCGAATTGCAACAGGCCATTTCCCGGCGGAGTGTGAGTAAGCTCGACTCCGTGACTGTCGGGCTTGATACGACAGAGTTGTCATCGTTAGTGACAACCTTAAATCGATTACTCGCTGAACTGGATAGTGCGTGGAAACGAGAAAGACGTTTTACCGGTATGGCCGCTCACGAGTTAAAAACACCGTTAGCTGTATTGCGACTGAATGCTGAAAATGCCTTAAACAGTGAGCGTGAAGATGAGTTACATGCCGACTTACACAATATTTTGCGAGGCATTGAACGTTCAGATCGTCTGATTCAACAGTTACTCACTTTGGCCCGGGTTGAAAACATCCACAGTATGGAGCGGGTCGAGATCAATTTGAAACGCTTAGTTCAATATGTCATGGGAGAACTGGCACCGTTGGCGTTGCGAAATAAACAGGAGATGTCACTGAGCGGCGATGACTGTCTGATCCCCGGAGATGAATCATTACTGGGAATTCTACTGAGTAACCTCATTGATAATGCAATTCGCTATGCTGGTGAAGGGCAACAGATCATGGTGACTCTGAAAGATTTGCCGGATAGGGTGCAGGTTTATGTCGCCGATACCGGTAACGATCTTACCGCGGAAGCGCGTGAAAAATTGTTTGAAAGTTTTTATCGTTCAAATCGGGAAAGAGGTGATGGCGCAGGGTTGGGGCTTGCGATTACAAGAGATATCGTCAAGCTGCACCATGGAACCGTTGAACTGCTGCCCCGAGAGAATCAGACCAATACTTTTTTGGTGACATTCATGAAAAATCAGCATGAGCTCTAG
- a CDS encoding SDR family oxidoreductase — MDLKRKRVLLTGASGGIGQAMAIELASAGAHLFLVGRHHEKLEAVRATLPEPEKHVIFPADLTCEADLERLNHTGNQLNQSGEGIDIVINNAGVNEFNLLANRTIASVQQELNVNLLAPMLVSKMALNWLNRPGIILNIGSAFGGIGYPGYSVYCSAKAGMYRFSEALDRELDGSGIRVLYVAPRATDTDLNSSLVKQMNQELGNRSDSPQAVAKLVIKSLKYETASRWIGWPEKLFVRVNQIFPAVVAQSIRRQQARIHHFIRLIHSEK; from the coding sequence ATGGATTTGAAGCGTAAACGTGTGTTGTTGACGGGTGCTTCAGGCGGTATTGGTCAGGCGATGGCGATTGAGCTGGCATCTGCGGGTGCGCATCTGTTTTTAGTCGGACGGCACCATGAGAAGTTAGAAGCTGTCAGAGCCACTCTGCCTGAGCCGGAAAAACATGTGATTTTTCCGGCTGATCTGACCTGCGAGGCCGATCTGGAACGACTCAATCATACAGGCAATCAGCTCAATCAGTCTGGTGAGGGAATCGACATCGTAATCAATAACGCGGGTGTGAATGAATTTAACCTGCTTGCCAATCGCACCATTGCGTCCGTACAGCAGGAGCTGAATGTGAATCTGTTAGCACCGATGTTAGTGAGTAAAATGGCGCTGAATTGGTTGAATCGCCCGGGTATTATTTTGAATATCGGTTCGGCATTCGGGGGTATCGGTTATCCGGGTTATTCCGTTTACTGTAGTGCTAAAGCGGGAATGTACCGTTTTAGTGAAGCGCTGGATCGCGAATTGGATGGTTCTGGGATTCGGGTACTGTATGTCGCGCCCCGGGCAACGGATACTGATTTAAATTCATCACTGGTCAAACAGATGAATCAGGAGCTCGGGAACCGCAGTGATTCACCTCAGGCAGTCGCAAAACTGGTCATCAAGTCTTTAAAATATGAAACAGCCTCTCGTTGGATTGGTTGGCCGGAGAAGCTGTTTGTTCGAGTAAACCAGATTTTCCCTGCCGTTGTCGCTCAGTCGATCCGTCGCCAACAAGCGAGAATCCATCATTTCATTCGTCTCATTCATTCAGAAAAATAA
- a CDS encoding AMP-binding protein — protein sequence MANDAQLWTPSPESIRSSNLYQFIEHINMQGEALEGYEQLHQWSVTHSKQFWLEIWQYCDVIGFRGDCVFGEAIAKWEKFIAARDTIWFPQAQLNYAENLLSYAFQEPDAIALWFKNENGQTKTLTWQQLCDQVSLVQQWLTQNGVERGDVVVGYLPHIPETIVALLAVTSLGAIWSSLAPEDTDIQTAMACFQPLQPKILFCSNGYNRAGTTINTEENNRKLNNHLTSLINTCQIEYLQTPQFSSNYVDTFSDWQAILASYLPRGINYERIGFNDPLFIHHHQQPSGKNERIVHRVGGIVLNHLKEHQLHCNIQPGTRLLSHCSCSSTTLLWHTSALASGATLVFYDGAPFFPNTNALWSLAEESQSNIIHIASTYLDHVREQAFSPGHFYDMKSLQTLIVSGAIRYPHLFEYIYSYIQTDICVIPASQEEDIAGSFLIGHPMAHVDKQYSMTPALGCHVLIEEQSLKCTNSFPNQPLGFWHDSGEDYYRAYWHQNQGMWSQPEHSK from the coding sequence ATGGCAAATGATGCTCAATTATGGACACCGAGTCCTGAATCAATTCGTTCATCAAACCTTTACCAATTTATTGAGCACATCAACATGCAAGGCGAAGCGCTTGAAGGTTATGAGCAACTGCATCAGTGGTCGGTGACTCACAGTAAACAATTCTGGCTGGAAATATGGCAATACTGTGACGTCATCGGATTTCGGGGAGATTGCGTCTTCGGCGAAGCAATTGCCAAATGGGAAAAATTCATCGCGGCCCGAGACACGATCTGGTTTCCTCAGGCACAGCTCAATTATGCTGAAAATTTACTCTCCTATGCATTTCAGGAACCTGATGCGATTGCACTCTGGTTTAAAAATGAAAACGGTCAGACAAAAACGCTGACTTGGCAACAACTGTGTGATCAAGTTTCACTCGTCCAGCAATGGCTGACCCAAAACGGTGTCGAGCGGGGTGATGTTGTCGTTGGTTATCTCCCCCATATCCCTGAAACGATTGTGGCTTTGCTGGCAGTCACCAGTCTGGGTGCTATCTGGTCTTCCCTCGCCCCTGAGGATACTGATATTCAAACCGCAATGGCGTGTTTTCAGCCGCTGCAACCCAAAATATTATTCTGTAGCAATGGGTATAATCGAGCCGGAACAACCATCAACACCGAAGAGAATAATCGGAAGCTAAATAACCACCTGACAAGTTTGATCAATACATGTCAGATCGAATACCTGCAAACCCCGCAGTTTTCATCCAACTATGTCGATACATTTTCAGACTGGCAGGCGATTCTGGCCAGTTATCTGCCCAGAGGGATCAACTATGAACGGATCGGCTTTAATGATCCGCTCTTCATCCATCACCACCAGCAACCTTCAGGCAAGAACGAGCGAATCGTCCATCGTGTTGGAGGGATCGTTCTCAATCATTTAAAAGAGCATCAACTCCATTGTAATATTCAGCCAGGAACTCGCCTACTCAGTCATTGCTCATGCAGTAGCACTACTTTGCTCTGGCATACGTCAGCACTGGCCAGTGGTGCAACCCTCGTATTTTACGATGGTGCTCCTTTCTTCCCCAACACGAATGCACTATGGTCTCTGGCAGAAGAATCACAAAGTAACATCATCCATATTGCTTCCACCTATCTGGATCATGTACGGGAACAAGCATTTTCTCCAGGGCACTTCTATGACATGAAGTCTTTACAAACACTGATCGTCAGCGGTGCTATTCGCTACCCGCACCTGTTCGAATACATCTATTCCTATATTCAAACCGATATATGTGTGATCCCTGCATCTCAAGAAGAAGATATTGCAGGTTCTTTTTTGATCGGCCACCCAATGGCTCATGTGGACAAGCAGTACAGCATGACGCCCGCATTAGGATGTCATGTCCTGATTGAGGAACAAAGTCTAAAATGCACGAACAGTTTTCCTAATCAACCGCTCGGTTTTTGGCATGATTCGGGCGAAGATTATTACCGAGCCTACTGGCATCAAAATCAAGGCATGTGGTCACAACCAGAACACAGCAAATAA
- the ectA gene encoding diaminobutyrate acetyltransferase, whose translation MITNIPWSEMARATLERNHSQWIFRTPIRSDGQRIHELVSLCPPLDENSAYCNFLQSIHFQKTCILAEQQDDILGFVSAYRKPDKPSELFIWQVAVHPSARGKGLAFDMLKQLISQDNLQDIEAIETTITRDNQGSWNLFKKFDRANGLQGQVSTFLDETRHFDGQHETEYLYRIPLESIPQT comes from the coding sequence ATGATCACCAACATACCATGGTCAGAAATGGCTAGAGCGACACTAGAGCGAAATCATTCGCAGTGGATTTTTAGAACCCCTATTCGTTCAGATGGTCAGCGGATTCACGAATTAGTGAGTTTGTGTCCACCATTGGATGAAAACTCTGCATATTGCAATTTTTTACAGTCAATTCATTTCCAAAAAACGTGCATTCTTGCTGAACAGCAAGATGATATTTTGGGATTCGTTTCTGCTTATCGTAAACCGGACAAGCCTTCAGAGCTGTTTATTTGGCAAGTTGCCGTGCATCCGTCTGCCCGAGGGAAAGGTTTAGCATTTGATATGTTAAAGCAGTTGATTTCTCAGGATAATTTACAGGATATCGAAGCGATTGAGACCACGATTACCAGAGATAATCAGGGCTCTTGGAATTTATTCAAGAAATTCGATCGTGCTAACGGCCTGCAAGGGCAGGTTTCAACGTTTCTTGATGAGACGCGACATTTCGATGGACAACATGAGACGGAATATTTGTATCGTATTCCGCTTGAGTCAATCCCACAGACGTAG
- the ectB gene encoding diaminobutyrate--2-oxoglutarate transaminase, whose protein sequence is MNIFNEKESNVQSYANHFPVVFATAKGSCLYSERGDRYLDFLAGAGALNYGHNNAILKQALLDYIDRDGLTHGLDMYSQAKAEFLQAFEHHILRPRMLDYKVQFTGPTGTNAVEAALKLARKVTGRSNVIAFTNGFHGCSYGALAATGNQHHRGAAGLHLHGIQRLPYDGYAGQDGLKLFETMLTDGSSGMDKPAAVLVETVQGEGGLNVASESWLQRLNTLCKRHKILLIVDDIQAGCGRTGTFFSFEPAGITPDIVTLSKSIGGYGLPMSLVLMRPELDVWESGEHNGTFRGNNHAFVTATKAIETYWTNHDLEHHIGECAQSVTHVIEKMIRRYPEVLSRRKGRGLMQGVECTSGEVAEKIARECFNQSMIIETAGPDGEVLKFFCPLTISSDELQEGLEIFQRATETVAPQYIKKAS, encoded by the coding sequence ATGAATATTTTCAACGAGAAAGAGTCAAACGTACAATCGTATGCTAATCACTTCCCTGTCGTGTTCGCGACCGCAAAGGGGAGCTGTCTGTATTCCGAACGTGGTGACCGATATCTTGATTTTTTAGCCGGTGCCGGTGCATTAAATTACGGTCATAACAATGCCATCCTGAAACAGGCATTGCTGGATTATATCGACCGAGATGGTCTCACCCATGGTCTGGATATGTATTCGCAGGCTAAGGCCGAATTTTTACAAGCATTTGAGCATCACATTCTTCGACCACGGATGTTGGATTATAAAGTTCAGTTTACCGGACCAACCGGTACCAATGCAGTTGAAGCAGCATTAAAGCTGGCCCGAAAAGTGACTGGTCGCAGCAATGTTATCGCCTTTACCAATGGTTTCCATGGTTGCTCGTATGGTGCACTTGCCGCAACCGGTAATCAGCATCACCGAGGCGCAGCAGGACTACATTTACATGGCATTCAGCGTCTGCCGTATGATGGATATGCGGGACAAGATGGCTTGAAATTGTTTGAAACTATGTTAACTGATGGTTCTTCAGGGATGGATAAACCCGCTGCCGTATTAGTCGAAACCGTACAGGGAGAAGGTGGACTCAATGTGGCTTCCGAGAGCTGGTTACAACGTTTGAATACCCTTTGTAAACGACACAAGATTTTGTTGATTGTCGATGATATTCAAGCTGGGTGTGGGCGTACAGGGACCTTCTTTAGTTTTGAACCAGCCGGCATTACACCGGATATTGTCACGCTATCGAAGTCAATCGGTGGTTATGGTCTACCGATGTCACTGGTACTGATGAGACCTGAGCTGGATGTTTGGGAATCCGGTGAGCATAACGGAACATTCCGTGGTAACAACCATGCGTTTGTGACTGCAACCAAAGCCATTGAGACCTATTGGACCAACCATGATCTTGAGCATCACATTGGCGAGTGTGCCCAATCGGTAACCCATGTTATTGAAAAAATGATCCGTCGATATCCAGAGGTACTTTCACGTCGGAAAGGACGCGGGTTGATGCAAGGTGTGGAATGTACTTCCGGTGAGGTTGCCGAAAAGATTGCCCGGGAATGTTTCAATCAGAGCATGATTATCGAAACTGCTGGACCTGACGGTGAAGTTCTGAAGTTCTTCTGTCCATTGACAATCAGCTCCGACGAGCTGCAAGAAGGACTGGAAATTTTTCAACGTGCGACAGAGACCGTGGCACCGCAATACATCAAAAAAGCATCTTAA
- a CDS encoding ectoine synthase: protein MIVRTLKECIQSERRVVAENWESVRMLLKDDNMGFSFHITTIYQDTETHIHYKNHLESVYCISGSGEIEVVGGETFPIEPGTLYILDQHDEHYLRAYPGQNMVMACVFNPPLNGQEVHDASGVYPLS, encoded by the coding sequence ATGATTGTTAGAACATTAAAGGAATGTATTCAGAGTGAGCGACGTGTGGTCGCGGAAAATTGGGAAAGTGTCCGTATGTTATTGAAAGATGACAATATGGGGTTCTCATTTCATATTACGACGATTTATCAGGATACCGAAACACATATTCATTATAAGAACCATCTTGAATCCGTGTACTGCATCTCCGGCAGTGGGGAAATTGAAGTTGTCGGTGGAGAGACTTTCCCGATCGAACCGGGAACGCTGTACATCTTGGATCAGCATGATGAACATTATCTACGGGCTTATCCCGGACAGAATATGGTGATGGCTTGTGTCTTCAACCCACCGTTGAATGGACAAGAAGTCCATGATGCGTCTGGTGTCTATCCGTTGAGTTAA
- a CDS encoding aspartate kinase, translating into MSFTVEKIGGTSMTAFDAVMENILLRPENPYQRIFVVSAYSGMTDALLECKKTGQPGIYQLIAQRSEKWQEKMEELEQRMMLINQNIFADPMSRLRADKFIRSRLSEAKNCIRNIMDTCQHGQFSLNRYLPQIREFLSSLGEAHSAYNTVLRLKHSGINSRFIDLSGWNEDHHGSLDDVVRQAFENVDVTCELPIVTGYAYCDEGLMKTYDRGYSEMTFSRIAALTGAGQAIIHKEYHLSTADPGIVGADVVRPMGETNFDVADQLANLGMEAIHPNAATGLRQQNIPLIVKNTFEPEHSGTRISGGHAPENHRVEIIAGRDKVFALHLFDQSMVGLVDTVSYEMAEMIAEAKVDLIGKEMNANSMTYYLHGQSDSLNRLLASVEQRYPAASVSGKMVALISAIGASMDTCEVLANGMVALGQGNIQPMAVHSSLRNVNVQFCVEDKHYHQAICLLHEMLIEERCPKRKPRRYAA; encoded by the coding sequence ATGTCATTTACCGTAGAGAAAATCGGCGGTACATCCATGACCGCATTTGATGCAGTGATGGAAAATATCCTGCTACGGCCGGAAAACCCTTATCAACGTATTTTTGTGGTCTCTGCTTATTCAGGCATGACCGATGCGTTGTTGGAATGTAAAAAAACCGGTCAGCCCGGTATTTATCAGTTAATCGCCCAAAGAAGTGAGAAGTGGCAGGAAAAAATGGAAGAGTTAGAGCAACGGATGATGCTCATTAACCAGAATATTTTTGCTGACCCGATGTCTCGTCTCCGTGCCGATAAGTTTATCCGCTCTCGTTTGTCTGAAGCGAAGAATTGTATCCGTAATATTATGGATACTTGCCAGCATGGGCAATTTTCTCTGAATCGTTATCTGCCGCAGATTCGAGAGTTTTTGTCTTCTTTGGGAGAAGCACACAGTGCTTATAACACGGTCTTGAGACTGAAACATTCCGGTATTAACTCTCGTTTTATTGATTTATCGGGATGGAATGAAGATCATCACGGTAGTCTGGATGATGTCGTTCGTCAGGCATTTGAGAATGTTGATGTGACATGTGAACTCCCGATTGTGACTGGTTATGCGTATTGTGATGAAGGTTTGATGAAAACGTATGATCGAGGCTACAGTGAGATGACGTTCAGTCGTATTGCTGCCTTAACGGGCGCCGGGCAGGCGATCATTCATAAAGAATACCATCTCAGTACAGCGGATCCGGGGATTGTCGGTGCGGATGTTGTGCGTCCGATGGGAGAGACGAACTTTGATGTCGCCGATCAATTGGCGAACCTCGGTATGGAAGCGATTCACCCCAATGCTGCCACTGGACTACGCCAGCAGAATATTCCTTTAATCGTGAAAAACACGTTTGAGCCGGAACACAGCGGAACACGTATTTCCGGCGGACATGCTCCAGAGAATCATCGTGTGGAAATTATTGCGGGCCGCGATAAAGTGTTTGCGCTGCATTTGTTTGATCAATCGATGGTTGGATTGGTCGATACCGTCAGTTATGAGATGGCAGAGATGATCGCTGAAGCGAAAGTCGATCTGATCGGAAAAGAGATGAATGCCAACTCGATGACTTATTATTTACATGGGCAGAGTGATAGTTTGAATCGTCTGCTCGCAAGTGTAGAACAGCGTTATCCGGCGGCATCTGTTTCTGGAAAAATGGTGGCGTTGATCTCGGCGATCGGTGCTTCGATGGACACATGTGAAGTGCTGGCAAATGGTATGGTTGCATTGGGACAGGGTAATATTCAGCCGATGGCTGTGCACTCGTCACTCAGAAATGTCAATGTGCAGTTTTGTGTCGAAGATAAACATTATCATCAGGCGATTTGTTTACTTCATGAAATGTTGATTGAAGAGCGTTGTCCTAAAAGAAAACCAAGGCGCTATGCGGCCTAA
- a CDS encoding type II asparaginase has protein sequence MNKKYLSKTITALMLCTSFASFANADKPTVKIYATGGTIAGSSESNMDTTDYKAGKIGVDLLISAVPELKDFAHVVGEQIANTDSNNINQNILLKLSKAISLQLADANTSGVVVTHGTDTLEETAFFLDLTVKSDKPVVIVGAMRPATAISADGGMNLLEAVRLASDDDARDRGAMVVLNDRIGSAFYTTKTNSTMLDTFKATEQGYLGAFLSGEPHFYYEPTKPVDKPYFDISHVKQLPKVKILYSYQDQDPALLHAAIKEGAKGIVIAGTGNGSLSDVMLEAVQETMDKGIPVVRSTRTGNGFVTPKQEGIGSGVYNPQKAKVLLSLALAHGDNLKTIRNYFEN, from the coding sequence ATGAATAAAAAATATCTATCCAAAACGATAACTGCGTTGATGCTCTGTACCTCTTTTGCTTCTTTTGCAAATGCGGATAAACCTACTGTCAAAATTTACGCAACTGGAGGAACCATTGCGGGAAGTTCTGAATCCAATATGGATACAACAGATTATAAAGCCGGCAAAATCGGTGTTGATCTGTTAATTTCTGCTGTACCTGAGTTAAAAGATTTTGCCCATGTGGTTGGTGAGCAAATCGCCAATACAGACAGTAATAATATTAATCAGAATATTTTGTTAAAGCTCAGTAAAGCAATTAGTCTGCAACTGGCTGATGCCAATACCAGTGGTGTTGTGGTCACTCATGGGACTGACACGCTTGAGGAAACAGCATTTTTCCTTGATTTGACGGTAAAAAGCGACAAACCGGTAGTCATCGTTGGTGCAATGCGTCCGGCAACTGCGATTAGTGCGGATGGTGGCATGAACTTGCTGGAAGCTGTCAGACTGGCGTCAGACGATGATGCGAGAGACCGTGGCGCAATGGTTGTGCTGAATGACCGGATCGGTTCTGCATTTTATACCACCAAAACCAATTCAACGATGCTGGATACATTTAAAGCAACCGAACAGGGATATCTAGGCGCGTTCTTGAGTGGCGAACCACATTTCTATTATGAGCCGACAAAACCCGTTGATAAGCCTTATTTCGATATCAGCCATGTCAAACAATTACCAAAAGTGAAAATTCTGTATAGCTATCAAGATCAAGATCCTGCGTTGCTTCATGCAGCCATTAAAGAAGGTGCGAAAGGGATTGTCATTGCAGGTACCGGCAACGGTTCTTTATCAGATGTGATGCTTGAAGCAGTACAAGAAACAATGGATAAAGGCATTCCGGTTGTTCGTTCAACCCGTACCGGTAATGGATTCGTGACGCCAAAACAAGAAGGTATCGGTTCCGGTGTTTATAATCCTCAGAAAGCGAAAGTACTTTTGTCTCTGGCACTGGCTCACGGTGACAACCTTAAGACAATCAGAAATTATTTCGAAAATTAA
- a CDS encoding PDC sensor domain-containing protein, which yields MIRHLSSMIFTVLLSFTSLLPLTSVHAEDAPDSLKELIPQLENWGKDPVLIEAVKAQNKQEVSLDEIKKMDEIWKNTSDVDDFMSSLMSNKAAKRLLELENSMPFLIELFLMDNQGANVAMTNKTSDYWQGDEDKFIQSFNGGQGKVYIGEVEYDDSVLSYLVQVSVPVIDSQGKTIGALTIGINLDEYEDQ from the coding sequence ATGATTCGTCATCTGTCATCGATGATTTTTACCGTACTGCTATCATTTACTTCACTATTACCACTAACGTCTGTCCACGCTGAAGATGCACCCGACAGTCTGAAAGAGTTGATTCCTCAGTTGGAAAATTGGGGAAAAGATCCTGTTCTGATTGAGGCCGTGAAAGCACAAAATAAGCAGGAAGTCTCTTTAGATGAGATAAAAAAAATGGATGAGATATGGAAGAACACATCGGATGTCGATGATTTCATGTCCTCTCTGATGAGCAATAAAGCTGCGAAAAGGTTGCTGGAACTTGAAAATAGTATGCCGTTTCTGATTGAGCTTTTTCTCATGGACAATCAAGGCGCTAATGTGGCGATGACCAATAAGACTTCTGACTATTGGCAGGGAGATGAAGATAAGTTCATTCAGTCTTTCAACGGTGGTCAAGGTAAAGTCTATATTGGTGAAGTGGAATACGATGATAGTGTGCTCAGCTATCTTGTTCAGGTTTCTGTCCCAGTGATTGATTCTCAGGGGAAAACGATTGGTGCGCTTACTATCGGGATTAATCTTGATGAATATGAAGACCAGTAA
- a CDS encoding methyl-accepting chemotaxis protein — MNYFKNLGIRWKLCIPLILVMLLVLTLSGRSLYSEGLQAEAITIVTRQEIPALSLVQSTNRDLYQAWVAERSMLTLPVKSEQYQLMQKMHDDSIKTASQSMEKLKSFQLNAEMKQLVEQFWKTYPEWVKITGRIEQERSSNSRAGRSTAIGLSFNEGFELFQKTQHHLELITDIVAFNADERTDKLEEMHQNYRSGQLWLVGFSLLICLGIIWFFPLLITGDLKNITQQIQALAKGGGDLTKRLKLNRRDELGELAAYLDKFMSELHHLVTQIISNAQENNVHVSSLGEMSRKACQTAEKQVISMREVSSSSQEMNVAIQDVSLSTSEVSDSTKKAGQSASEGGQQVSTTQQSIGLLNESVEQAVAAISRIDEFTNKISSVLTIISGIAEQTNLLALNAAIEAARAGDSGRGFAVVADEVRGLANKTQSCTEDVNEMITNLEKSVQDAVQIMNQATERASVTKQASENTQRAIDDMMMSMDHVTERTTQIAAVIVEQSKMAKHIQEEIRIIEAQSQESVEESSEVDQACRKLDELHRHLSQVLGKFTV, encoded by the coding sequence ATGAATTATTTTAAAAATTTGGGAATTCGCTGGAAGTTATGTATTCCATTGATTCTTGTCATGTTATTGGTACTCACATTATCGGGCAGGAGTTTGTATTCAGAAGGATTACAGGCTGAAGCGATTACCATTGTGACCCGCCAAGAAATACCAGCACTGAGTTTGGTGCAGTCAACGAATCGGGATCTATATCAGGCTTGGGTCGCGGAACGGAGTATGTTGACGTTACCCGTTAAAAGTGAGCAGTATCAACTCATGCAGAAAATGCATGATGACAGTATTAAAACCGCCAGTCAGAGTATGGAAAAACTCAAATCATTTCAGTTGAATGCAGAGATGAAACAACTGGTCGAACAATTCTGGAAGACTTATCCTGAGTGGGTGAAAATCACGGGGAGAATTGAACAAGAACGGAGTTCAAATTCCCGGGCCGGGCGCAGTACCGCGATCGGATTATCGTTTAATGAGGGGTTTGAGTTATTTCAAAAGACGCAACATCACCTTGAATTAATTACCGATATTGTGGCCTTCAACGCTGATGAACGCACGGATAAGCTAGAAGAGATGCATCAGAATTATCGTTCAGGTCAGTTGTGGTTAGTTGGTTTCTCTTTGTTGATTTGTTTGGGGATTATCTGGTTTTTCCCATTACTGATTACGGGGGATTTGAAAAACATTACACAGCAAATTCAGGCACTGGCGAAAGGAGGCGGGGATTTAACCAAACGGTTGAAATTAAATCGTCGTGATGAATTAGGAGAACTTGCCGCTTATCTGGATAAGTTTATGAGTGAACTCCATCATCTTGTGACACAGATTATCAGCAATGCACAAGAGAACAATGTCCATGTTTCCTCGTTAGGAGAGATGTCACGCAAAGCTTGCCAGACCGCTGAGAAACAGGTGATCTCCATGCGAGAGGTCTCGTCTTCTAGTCAGGAGATGAATGTTGCGATTCAGGATGTCTCTCTCAGTACATCCGAAGTGTCAGATTCTACAAAAAAAGCGGGTCAGTCTGCCAGTGAAGGGGGACAACAAGTCAGTACTACCCAGCAGAGTATTGGTTTACTGAATGAAAGTGTGGAGCAGGCCGTGGCCGCTATTTCTCGCATTGATGAATTCACCAACAAGATTAGTTCAGTCTTAACCATTATTAGTGGCATTGCCGAACAGACGAATTTGTTGGCTCTGAACGCTGCGATTGAAGCTGCAAGAGCTGGGGACTCAGGGCGTGGCTTCGCTGTGGTTGCCGATGAAGTTCGAGGATTGGCGAATAAAACTCAAAGTTGTACTGAAGATGTCAATGAAATGATTACCAATCTTGAGAAGAGTGTGCAGGATGCTGTCCAGATTATGAATCAGGCGACTGAAAGAGCATCTGTGACGAAACAAGCGAGTGAGAATACCCAGCGAGCCATTGATGACATGATGATGTCGATGGATCATGTAACAGAAAGAACAACGCAAATCGCTGCTGTGATTGTAGAGCAGAGTAAGATGGCCAAACATATTCAGGAAGAGATCCGTATAATTGAGGCTCAGTCTCAGGAAAGTGTTGAAGAGTCTTCTGAGGTTGATCAGGCCTGCCGCAAGCTGGATGAGCTCCATCGCCACTTATCTCAGGTGCTTGGAAAATTTACCGTATAA